Part of the ANME-2 cluster archaeon genome is shown below.
TATAAACCCCACATCCACTCCACCTCTTCCGGGATTCGGTCTGCTTTCCTCATTGTTAATCCTCGGAACGTTGTTTGTTCTGAAATCCAGGAAATAAAGCGGGGAAACCCGCTTTTTTCGATGGTTTTTATTTATTTTCTGAAACGATATCCTCCGGGTTGTTCTGGTACACAACGAGGATTACCATAGTATGGAATATTGGTAATCTTTATTAATGTGGAATAAAGGCAAATCTTATAAGCCATTAGTATAATTACGTTTTAATTTAATTTTGTCCACGATACTGGTGAAAAAATGAAACTGAAATATATATTTTTCACATTGCTTACTATAATGATCTATTATCCTATACTCCGGCTCGGACACGGTATCGTGGAATTCCAGGATAACGTGATGGTCAACCAGTTCATGGCCCATAAAGGACTTCACGAGATTTACGTTCACATATATTCCGGATTTTTACTTTTTCTGGTCAGTGTTATTTCAGTCATTTTACTTTATGACCACTTCAAAGATTCGAAATATACCTGGAAACCCGTTATGGCAGGTATACTATCCACCGGACTTATCGGTCTTGGGGAAGGAGCAGAACATTTATTTGCCACATTTGGTCATGAGGTATTTCACTATACCCACATGTTGGGGTCACCAGTAGCCATGTATTTCCTGTATATCGGTACCAAAGAATATTCCATGCAGTTCAAAGAAGGCGGTAAACCCATGGCAACAAGAAGTATCATGGCCATAATGTCATCAGTATTCATTGTGTCTGTGGTACTAGCGTCCTTTGCACGTGAGGAATGGGACCCTTATATAGAAAGACCTTTTATCTATATAATCGCTGTACCCCTGATATTGCTATCGGTTTTAACCATAAAGGAAGCCTATGACCAGTTCGAAATGCAGAAAATAGTGATGCATAACCTTTCATTACTTGCCATTTCAGTAATGGTATTGAATATAGTAATACTGTTGGGACGTGATGCAGATATTGCCCGCAATGCTTACATTTATCTGGTAGCCCAGATCCTGCAGGTTCTTTTTCTTATTGTAACAGCAACATTTATCATGGTCTTCACGATTTCGATGTATATTATTATGAAGCAGGATGACAAAAAATATCGTTTACCCGATTTTGGCAAGTCCCATGCAAACTCCTGACCGGGATGTTCCCGTAAAAAGAAAAATGCCAGGAATACCCCTTCTCCTGGCTTTCGAAAAACTCTGATTTTACTAATGTTCTACCGGGTCCATGTTAAATATCCTTATCATCACTGTGAACATCAACACCGCCATTGCCCAGAACCCGACCACTACATTGAGCTCAAGTATGGTTGGAATATACACGACCAGTTCACCTAATGGCGAGATAGACATCCCGACCAGGATCAGGAATATCCTCTTAAGGAAGATCCCTCCCACCACAAACACGGATGCAGCAGCAATCCATTTAATCGAGTTCTTGGTCCTGGGATGCAGGACAATGATAAAGGGTATCACAGCCGACAGCAGGATCTCTCCGTACAGTGAGAACGCGTAGGGTCCATTCTGTATGAAGTGGATCCCCAGGTGATGTTCGGGTTTTTGTGCATATGGCCAGACAGTAATCAGGATCTCGTTGAAAAGGAAGAATAGATCCACCGGTATTGCAATGGTCAATGCTTTTCTCAATGTCATAACAATAGCATATGGGTCACGGAACTTGATGTTCGTGTATTTTGGAAGCACAAGCGTAATAATAATTAGCAATGCCAGTCCGGAGGTAATGGCCGAAGATATGAACAACGGTGCCATGATCGCCGAGAACCAGGAAGGTCTTGACTTGACGAGGCCAAACACCCATCCTGTGACCGAATGGACACTGATGGCCGCAGGCAATGAAACCACTGCCAGTGGAAATAGCCAGCGCATCCTCCTGGTCAGCAGAGCATACAGGTCTACACAACATAGTGCAGTATAACCGCCCAGGATCATGAAGTCAAAGAACATCATAGATGTGGTATTGGGTGACAAAAAAAATCGGTAGAACCGTTCAGGATGGCCCAGGTCAGCGGTCACAAAGGCCATGGCCGTTACGGCACATACAAATGCCTGGATAACCCCGACCTTAAGCAGGGGTTCCAGCTTTTTCACACCGAACAGTTCCACACTGGATGCCACGATCAGGCCGCCGGCCGCCAATCCCACAAAAAATATGAAATTGATAATGTACAAACTCCAGCTGACCACGTTCCTGCTGCCTGTAACGATGAACCCTTCGGATAACTGCAAGTAGTAGGCAAAGAAACCCGATGATACCAGGAGCAGCAGGATGGCCACCCATCCATAGTACAGTTTGCTGCCTTTAAACAGCATATCCAGCTTGACCTCGGCTCCAAGAATAGTAATTGGTTTTAAGTTGAACATTTTCATCACCCTACATAGTAAACTCTAGGTTTAGTTCCCAGGTCTTCCTTGAGTACCGTTACCCTCCTGGTGCGCAACAGGTATGATATCTCGCTGTCCGGGTCATTTATATCGCCAAATTTCCTTGCGCCCACCGGACACACTTCGGTACATTTCGTCGTCTTACCTTCACGGACAAGGTGGAGGCAGAAGGTACACTTCTCAACCACTCCCACCGGTCTTATGGGCACATCAGGATTGATCTCATCTTCAGGAACTTCCGGTTTAACCCAGTTGAACTTCCTGGCCCAGTACGGGCAGTTTATCATGCACATCCTGCATCCCAGGCACCTGTCATAGTCAACTACAACGATGCCATCAGGTTCCTTCCATGTGGCTTTTACCGGGCATGCCTGTGTGCATGGCGGGTTATCACAATGATTGCAATGTGCCGGAAGATACCACTTGTCTTCCTTTGGTGCATCAGTATAATACTGGTCAGAGTTGAGCAGGTCAAACGAGCTCTCCTCCATCTCAAGTAACCTGATATATTGTATTCCTGATGTCCTGCCGATATTGTTCTCTTTGATGCATGCATACATACATCTTCGGCATCCGATGCACGTCTGAGTATCGATGGCCATGGCGTAATGGACCCCTTCCACAGGGGCCGGGTCATCATAATATTTTCCAACCTTTTCTACATTCCACGGTAGGTTGGACGTTATCATGGCAAGGGATTTGCCGCTCAAGGCAGCAACGCCACCCATTCCTGAAAGTTTTAAGAAATTTCGTCGTGATATATCCATAGAAAACACCCCGGTTAATCCGGTCTCCATTTATTCCGATTCACAATCATCAATAATGAGACCAAAAAACTCAGGATCAATACTGTGATGAAAATTTTACCTGAAAAAATTACGGCTTGAGTATATGGTTCATCATTACCTGGTTCCAGGAAATTTACTATTTCCGGCGGGTTCAGGGGAGGAGGCAGCGGGTAACCGATTCCAAGACCTACTTTGTACAGTTTCGGGTTATGCGGGTTATGACACCTGAAATCTGAACAACTGAACCGTCTACTTTCCAATTCTTCCACAGTTGCATTTTTATGTGAGGCATCAGTTACCAGGTTCAATTCTGGTTTGGATTTGCCATGGTCCCCGTATAACCACGTATCATATCGCTTCTGGTGACATTGGTAACATAATTTTGGGGACTCTTCAAATGGTATTAATTCTCCTGATAAAAGCCGCAATTTGCTTCTCTGGTCAAAATCATGGCATATAAAACAGCCAACCTGCCCTTCAAGGACTAACTTGTCATGGTATTCAAGTGATGTGCTATGGGGTATTTTCTCGTTTGTGGCAGTCCCGGGATCGTGACAAAAATCACATTGGAACGTGAATGGAAGTCTTCTGTTGATCAGTTCATCAGCTTTATTTGCTGGTTCTTCTGCAGAGGGCAGGTCTGCATAGGTCGGCCCAATGAAAACCAGGACAAGAATGATGAACGTTGACAATACAATGAATTTCTTGAACATATCAATATCGCCTCAAGTTTATTCTTATTAAATGTTCATGTATAATAAAACTTATTCATACAATATAGTCTATAATGTGATATTAATAATTAATATATTTTTATTAAATCAAATTTTAACTATGTATATTACATTATATGTATAAAAAAGAAAATATATCTGATTAAAAATAGATTTCATCCTAATTCATGCCTTGGATTTATATAATATTATCTAAAACTGGCCTCATTTTGCAACATTGAGTGTGTGTTGATGTGCAACCGTCACATTTATAATGGTTAATAACAATGGATGTATTACCAACGGCAATTCAAAGCACGAGGTCATGAATATGAGTGAAGGATTCGGTTATAAGAAAGATAGTATGTTTGCCAGGATGAGTTTAAGATCAAAGTACAACTTTGCATATGATG
Proteins encoded:
- a CDS encoding 4Fe-4S dicluster domain-containing protein encodes the protein MDISRRNFLKLSGMGGVAALSGKSLAMITSNLPWNVEKVGKYYDDPAPVEGVHYAMAIDTQTCIGCRRCMYACIKENNIGRTSGIQYIRLLEMEESSFDLLNSDQYYTDAPKEDKWYLPAHCNHCDNPPCTQACPVKATWKEPDGIVVVDYDRCLGCRMCMINCPYWARKFNWVKPEVPEDEINPDVPIRPVGVVEKCTFCLHLVREGKTTKCTEVCPVGARKFGDINDPDSEISYLLRTRRVTVLKEDLGTKPRVYYVG
- the nrfD gene encoding polysulfide reductase NrfD, translating into MFNLKPITILGAEVKLDMLFKGSKLYYGWVAILLLLVSSGFFAYYLQLSEGFIVTGSRNVVSWSLYIINFIFFVGLAAGGLIVASSVELFGVKKLEPLLKVGVIQAFVCAVTAMAFVTADLGHPERFYRFFLSPNTTSMMFFDFMILGGYTALCCVDLYALLTRRMRWLFPLAVVSLPAAISVHSVTGWVFGLVKSRPSWFSAIMAPLFISSAITSGLALLIIITLVLPKYTNIKFRDPYAIVMTLRKALTIAIPVDLFFLFNEILITVWPYAQKPEHHLGIHFIQNGPYAFSLYGEILLSAVIPFIIVLHPRTKNSIKWIAAASVFVVGGIFLKRIFLILVGMSISPLGELVVYIPTILELNVVVGFWAMAVLMFTVMIRIFNMDPVEH